CAGGCCCATACACCAGGTTCACCACAGCCGTTGCGAGCCCCAGACCAAACTCTGTAGCAGCGGGACGCGCTGCCTGAGCCGTTCCAGGAAGAGCGGCTGTGATGGTTATCAACGCACTGAGCACCATGGAGATCGTCGTGTTCTTCATCGCGGCGAAGCTAGCTAAAACTGCTTGCGTGTGTCGAGCAGCAACGTCACAGGACCTTCATTACACAACTCGACACTCATCTTCGCGCGAAAGCGTCCGGTGGTCACAGGTGCACCGAGCTGACGAGCGTGACTCACGAGCAGTTCGATCAGGGGTTCGGCCTGCTCGGGCGGCGCCGCGTCGGCCCACCCGGGGCGGCGTCCCTTGCGGCAGTCGCCCATAAGAGTGAACTGCGACACGACGCCGAGCATCTCTCCAGCTTCGAGGAGCGACCGGTTCATTCGCCCCTCGGAATCGGGCAGGATTCGCAGGTGGACGAGTTTCTCGGCGAGTAGGCGCGCGTCTTCCTCCCGGTCCTCGTGCGCCACTCCCACCAACGCCAGAACACCGTCCTCCATCTGGCCAACCGTCTCGCCATCGACCGTCACCGACGCTCGGCTCACGCGCTGGGCGACGGCTCTCACGGGGAATCCTGATCAGCGAACTTGCCCGAATAGACGGCTTCCCCCTCACAGCGCTGCAACACGATCTGGCAGATCCGGATCCCCGGATGGATGGCGAGTTGTGCGCTCGAGACATTGCTCATCTCGAGCACCTGGTGATTCGCAACACCCGGATGCACGAATCCGGACGTGACGTGAACCGTGAGACCCAGTCGTGCGATGCGACTGCGCCCTTCCAGCCAGCCGCAGATATCCGGTGGGAGAAAGATCCGTTCGAGTGTGACGCCGTGAACCGTGTGCCCCGGATCCAGAACATATGGACGCTCGAACGGGATGACTTCAGTCTCGGGTTCGGACTCGCCGTCGTCCGTGACCTGTACGGGGCCGTTTTGGTGCAATCGGAGCACCCTCAACTCGGAGCCCAGATGCAGATCGATGGAGGCGGGGCCGATCTGATCGCGGCCAAGGGGTTCCACCCGCAGTCGCCCGCTCTCGAGTTCGCGGATGATCGAATCCCTGGTCAAGACACTCATCGCCAGTCCCCCCGGAGGGGAACTTCGCGGTCCGCTGCGGGATGTCAAGGCGGCGACTCGATGCGCTGATCCCGACCAGACCTTTCACACGAGCGCTGCGACGGACTGCTAGGCTTGCGGCATGCATCCCTACTTCGATTCCTCCCGACCCCACCTCTTCGGTCATCGCGGCGCGAGTGGCGAGGCACCCGAAAACACCCTGCCCGCTTTCGAGCGCGCCTGGAGTGAGGGTGTTCCGTATCTCGAGATGGATTGTCATGCCAGCAGCGACGGCGAAATACTGATCTTTCACGACGCGGACCTGGCGCGAACCAGCGACGGCGAAGGCCCACTGAAAGAGCACAGCTTCGCGGAATTGCAGCGCCTCGATGCGGGCTACCACTTTTCCCCGGATGCGGGTCGAACTCACCCCTTTCGGGCTGCGGGTGTGCGCATTCCGAAGCTGAGCCAGGTACTCGACGCGTTTCCCGAGGCGCGTATCAATCTGGAGATCAAACAGGAGGAGCCGGAGATCGCCGAAGAAGTCGTGCGTCTGCTCGTGCGCGCGGGCGCTCTGGATCGCACTCTGCTCGCAGCCGAAGAAGAGTCGATCATGGAGAGGCTCCGCAAGCTGGATCCGGGCACGGCCCTGGGCTCTTCCCTGGCGGACTGTATCGCCTTCGTGCAGGCGGCCGCAGAAGATCGCATGGACAGCTTCCAACCGCGGGGCGATGCCTTGCAGATTCCGGCCACGGCCTTGGGAAAACCACTGGTAACCAAAGAACTGGTCGCAGCCGCCCACCACCATGGCCTTCTGGTCCATGTCTGGACGATCAACGATCCGGCCGAAATGAAAAAGCTGCTTGCGCTGGGCGTCGACGGCTTGATGTCGGACTTTCCCGGGCGATTGATCGAAACGGTCGGCTGAGCTCTCGTCTATCCCGAACTCTCGATACGGTCGCGCGCCCACGACGCCGCCTCGGCCAACACCGGATCGTCGTGTTCCAGGTACGGCTCGACGCGGGACAGGAGAGCCACATCGCGCAGATTGCCAGCAGCCACGAGCGCATTGCGGCGCAGACCCGCCAGTTTGGCGCGTTTGATGGATGATCTGCGAAGCCGAACGCGCAGAGCCTCATCGTCGAGATCGAGCAACTCTGCAATCGACGGTGCATACCATTCGGGGCGCGGTTCGAAGCAAGCGTCTTCGCTCAGCGGCCGGGCACTGCGCCGATTCCAGGGGCAAACTTCCTGACACAGATCACAGCCGAGCAAGTGATCGCCCACGCCTTCGCGTAGATCACGCGGTATCGCACCGCGATTC
This genomic stretch from bacterium harbors:
- the dcd gene encoding dCTP deaminase, with amino-acid sequence MSVLTRDSIIRELESGRLRVEPLGRDQIGPASIDLHLGSELRVLRLHQNGPVQVTDDGESEPETEVIPFERPYVLDPGHTVHGVTLERIFLPPDICGWLEGRSRIARLGLTVHVTSGFVHPGVANHQVLEMSNVSSAQLAIHPGIRICQIVLQRCEGEAVYSGKFADQDSP
- a CDS encoding D-tyrosyl-tRNA(Tyr) deacylase, with amino-acid sequence MRAVAQRVSRASVTVDGETVGQMEDGVLALVGVAHEDREEDARLLAEKLVHLRILPDSEGRMNRSLLEAGEMLGVVSQFTLMGDCRKGRRPGWADAAPPEQAEPLIELLVSHARQLGAPVTTGRFRAKMSVELCNEGPVTLLLDTRKQF
- a CDS encoding glycerophosphodiester phosphodiesterase, which produces MHPYFDSSRPHLFGHRGASGEAPENTLPAFERAWSEGVPYLEMDCHASSDGEILIFHDADLARTSDGEGPLKEHSFAELQRLDAGYHFSPDAGRTHPFRAAGVRIPKLSQVLDAFPEARINLEIKQEEPEIAEEVVRLLVRAGALDRTLLAAEEESIMERLRKLDPGTALGSSLADCIAFVQAAAEDRMDSFQPRGDALQIPATALGKPLVTKELVAAAHHHGLLVHVWTINDPAEMKKLLALGVDGLMSDFPGRLIETVG